One Labrus mixtus chromosome 22, fLabMix1.1, whole genome shotgun sequence genomic window carries:
- the svopl gene encoding putative transporter SVOPL isoform X1, giving the protein MDDGMKTQLVSAIHLQDVELQEKPADKQPGANNNRTDETFTVEEAVETIGFGRFHILLFVIMGSASIVEAMEIMLLAVVSPEIRCEWRLEDWQVALVSMMVFLGFMVCGVLSGYVADRYGRWKVVFGGFVWSAYFSLLTSFAPSYGWFIFLRSMVGCGIAGASQGFILKTEFIPAKHRAYLLPLASIFWMLGSMLIIVLGMSVVPTLGWRWMIRISVTPSIILIFLFKFIPESARYNVSAGKVQAAMDSLQKIADMNGTSLPAGRLMEPPVSERGSWRILLSSVYRRTTLLLWFSWFVASFGYYGSVLSSSELLEKNLLCVKDADIEHQVKHRHVDGLCYCIPFGLNDYQTLLISCLGEVALIPLNICLLNVVGRRLSMTIMQMLAAIFFLMLNICTTMYGFTVLLFLLRSLVSMNFNVVYIYTAEVYPTAARSLGLGFCTSFSRIGGMIAPFIAQVLMSQSVILALCPFAVACAVCALGNFLLPIETKGRALLQNS; this is encoded by the exons ATGGATGACGGTATGAAGACTCAGCTGGTGAGCGCCATCCACCTGCAGGATGTGGAACTGCAGGAGAAGCCTGCAGACAAGCAGCCGGGCGCCAACAACAACCGCa CAGACGAGACGTTCACTGTCGAGGAGGCCGTGGAAACTATCGGCTTCGGGCGATTTCACATCCTGCTGTTCGTCATCATGGGCAGCGCCAGC atcgTAGAGGCGATGGAGATCATGCTGCTGGCTGTCGTCTCTCCTGAGATCCGCTGTGAGTGGCGTCTGGAGGACTGGCAGGTCGCTCTCGTCTCCATG atggtGTTCCTCGGCTTCATGGTGTGTGGAGTTCTATCAGGATACGTTGCAGATCGATACGGACGCTGGAAG GTTGTGTTCGGGGGCTTCGTGTGGAGCGCTTACTTCTCGTTGCTCACGTCGTTCGCTCCGTCGTACGGTTGGTTCATCTTCCTGCGCAGCATGGTGGGCTGTGGAATCGCAGGAGCGTCACAGGG gttcattttaaaaacagagttcaTTCCAGCAAAGCATCGAGCGTACCTGCTGCCACTGGCCTCC atcTTCTGGATGTTGGGCTCCATGCTGATCATCGTTCTCGGGATGTCTGTGGTTCCCACTCTGGGCTGGAGGTGGATGATCAGGATCTCCGTCACCCCGAGCatcatcctcatcttcctcttcaag TTCATCCCTGAGTCCGCTCGTTATAACGTGTCGGCGGGAAAAGTTCAGGCCGCCATGGACTCTCTGCAGAAGATCGCCGACATGAACGGGACGTCTCTACCTGCAGGACGTTTGATGGAGCCACCTGTG agTGAGCGAGGCAGCTGGAGGATTCTGCTGAGTTCAGTGTACAGGAGGACGACCCTGCTGCTCTGGTTCTCATG GTTCGTGGCGTCCTTCGGGTACTACGGCTCGGTGCTGAGCAGCTCGGAGCTGCTGGAGAAAAACCTGCTGTGTGTGAAGGACGCAGACATTGAACACCAGGTCAAACACCGCCATGTGGACGGGCTGTGTTACTGCATCCCCTTTGGACTCAACGACTACCAGACGCTGCTCATCAGCTGCCTGGGAGAGGTCGCCC TGATTCCCTTAAACATCTGTCTGTTGAACGTTGTTGGACGTAGGCTGAGTATGACTATTATGCAGATGCTGGCGGCCATTTTCTTCCTGATGCTGAACATCTGCACCACCat gtatgGATTCACCGTTCTTCTGTTCCTGCTCCGCTCGCTCGTCTCCATGAACTTCAATGTGGTTTATATTTACACCGCAGAG gtgtATCCCACGGCGGCGCGCTCTCTCGGGTTGGGTTTCTGCACGTCGTTTAGTCGTATCGGGGGAATGATCGCTCCTTTCATCGCTCAG GTGCTGATGTCTCAGTCGGTGATTCTGGCGCTCTGTCCGTTCGCCGTGGCCTGTGCGGTCTGCGCTCTGGGAAACTTCCTGTTGCCGATAGAAACGAAAGGACGAGCACTGCTG caAAACTCCTGA
- the svopl gene encoding putative transporter SVOPL isoform X2, with product MDDGMKTQLVSAIHLQDVELQEKPADKQPGANNNRNETFTVEEAVETIGFGRFHILLFVIMGSASIVEAMEIMLLAVVSPEIRCEWRLEDWQVALVSMMVFLGFMVCGVLSGYVADRYGRWKVVFGGFVWSAYFSLLTSFAPSYGWFIFLRSMVGCGIAGASQGFILKTEFIPAKHRAYLLPLASIFWMLGSMLIIVLGMSVVPTLGWRWMIRISVTPSIILIFLFKFIPESARYNVSAGKVQAAMDSLQKIADMNGTSLPAGRLMEPPVSERGSWRILLSSVYRRTTLLLWFSWFVASFGYYGSVLSSSELLEKNLLCVKDADIEHQVKHRHVDGLCYCIPFGLNDYQTLLISCLGEVALIPLNICLLNVVGRRLSMTIMQMLAAIFFLMLNICTTMYGFTVLLFLLRSLVSMNFNVVYIYTAEVYPTAARSLGLGFCTSFSRIGGMIAPFIAQVLMSQSVILALCPFAVACAVCALGNFLLPIETKGRALLQNS from the exons ATGGATGACGGTATGAAGACTCAGCTGGTGAGCGCCATCCACCTGCAGGATGTGGAACTGCAGGAGAAGCCTGCAGACAAGCAGCCGGGCGCCAACAACAACCGCa ACGAGACGTTCACTGTCGAGGAGGCCGTGGAAACTATCGGCTTCGGGCGATTTCACATCCTGCTGTTCGTCATCATGGGCAGCGCCAGC atcgTAGAGGCGATGGAGATCATGCTGCTGGCTGTCGTCTCTCCTGAGATCCGCTGTGAGTGGCGTCTGGAGGACTGGCAGGTCGCTCTCGTCTCCATG atggtGTTCCTCGGCTTCATGGTGTGTGGAGTTCTATCAGGATACGTTGCAGATCGATACGGACGCTGGAAG GTTGTGTTCGGGGGCTTCGTGTGGAGCGCTTACTTCTCGTTGCTCACGTCGTTCGCTCCGTCGTACGGTTGGTTCATCTTCCTGCGCAGCATGGTGGGCTGTGGAATCGCAGGAGCGTCACAGGG gttcattttaaaaacagagttcaTTCCAGCAAAGCATCGAGCGTACCTGCTGCCACTGGCCTCC atcTTCTGGATGTTGGGCTCCATGCTGATCATCGTTCTCGGGATGTCTGTGGTTCCCACTCTGGGCTGGAGGTGGATGATCAGGATCTCCGTCACCCCGAGCatcatcctcatcttcctcttcaag TTCATCCCTGAGTCCGCTCGTTATAACGTGTCGGCGGGAAAAGTTCAGGCCGCCATGGACTCTCTGCAGAAGATCGCCGACATGAACGGGACGTCTCTACCTGCAGGACGTTTGATGGAGCCACCTGTG agTGAGCGAGGCAGCTGGAGGATTCTGCTGAGTTCAGTGTACAGGAGGACGACCCTGCTGCTCTGGTTCTCATG GTTCGTGGCGTCCTTCGGGTACTACGGCTCGGTGCTGAGCAGCTCGGAGCTGCTGGAGAAAAACCTGCTGTGTGTGAAGGACGCAGACATTGAACACCAGGTCAAACACCGCCATGTGGACGGGCTGTGTTACTGCATCCCCTTTGGACTCAACGACTACCAGACGCTGCTCATCAGCTGCCTGGGAGAGGTCGCCC TGATTCCCTTAAACATCTGTCTGTTGAACGTTGTTGGACGTAGGCTGAGTATGACTATTATGCAGATGCTGGCGGCCATTTTCTTCCTGATGCTGAACATCTGCACCACCat gtatgGATTCACCGTTCTTCTGTTCCTGCTCCGCTCGCTCGTCTCCATGAACTTCAATGTGGTTTATATTTACACCGCAGAG gtgtATCCCACGGCGGCGCGCTCTCTCGGGTTGGGTTTCTGCACGTCGTTTAGTCGTATCGGGGGAATGATCGCTCCTTTCATCGCTCAG GTGCTGATGTCTCAGTCGGTGATTCTGGCGCTCTGTCCGTTCGCCGTGGCCTGTGCGGTCTGCGCTCTGGGAAACTTCCTGTTGCCGATAGAAACGAAAGGACGAGCACTGCTG caAAACTCCTGA
- the si:dkeyp-27e10.3 gene encoding UPF0606 protein KIAA1549 encodes MIMDPVIPPGPGSRIRTRMEHRTSAGSRRTLAALLLSAAMLVSMVTSSSPAPGVLDFNRTAESLSRPSSSSPSDPSSLSPSPPRPLAPSPLSDSDYHGNSHGAGSSEDSGAQGIHLLLRPPDLLSPSLPPPLPPHTQPTLTPPPPWEQGPSLEEAWGSGDYLETLSFMVPDGEELALATPLPNHPYDEDDGGDWVSYDNTFPARPTLSLSSRLPLSPSSSTPGIALHTRPAHPDVFPAWDEDYDLEDMMPLEPTELLLPDMNSLEYYTNLLARERERGRPDPKPPIAPTTTQTPAALPSPSPSSGPHQEREPKRPPVGPTPPLTLSPTLTGEEKPHPPSTTLKTPSTAPPPAPKPKEHTPIPGRHPPRPPSNTTSRVPPPPPLGPPTRPDRPERPPVVVEKPGMTPPTQTTTTTTTQITAISLTRAPPVTTPKVAQTPPTRQYLCNVTKPEMYLVRVVSSRGSPAGFSQVRDLLKREFNRSVELQFLRTPSSFAFRVVSGPLIFTAISVINALRAPPRGTGPVPTLSPLYTIPDLRYQVHSVLQFVPAHVDVRVCNFSERVERGLMMAYAETRRRTHEAGNVSVQLLNVTLSVTRPTMEKKVPVDITFAVRDGRDYLPGSEVSEHLRKLNLVEFSFYVGFPALQIAEPFHYSELNTSHHLRSTWVRTVLLGVHEQLVAERSFKARLERRLALLLEEGLQGVNRRRWKRATAVGNNSLQVVRVSSLSGPERPLEVFYFVEGPGGERIPAEVTAATLNRVDLQRAAIVLGHRVQRPLAQPVETLSIPPAETQSSSVWLIVGVVVPVLLAVFIIIILYWKLCGSEKLEFQPDAINTIQQRQKLQAPSVKGFDFAKLHLGQHSKDDIMVIQEPGPLPAPVKEATPSDGGDLNTPKSKGSSTKAARSGRRRGRLSPSDGDSLGSDQSSGRESAEESTRAVATPSEGKQHRKTPKNGRSKMGGGPDELLSSSSIFDHVDRLSRGSSDGTRRQANKVQLIAMQPRPSPPHAASQHSPTLTEKVNTEVALRHKSEIEHHRNKLRQRAKRRGQCEFPSMDDIMDAFGEGPVQSEVAQRLYSSAHDHMDCILQADGQSPPTPNDSRKRGRRSPRGRRAQPGPGSLPDTDRDRLLTDQSATYRKYPGLNNVAYMSDPDLPPDHGSPSPTDEVFDSAPPPPPYMPPQPSIEEARQQMHSLLDDAFALVSPSSQGSAGLSGVSPALPSPSPQTCPPGRQWGSYQAAPSQSPFSARYAELGMSPTSVQGLLQRQGLSSGGYISTGDQLQDSVYSSRGQYEDPPSSSRPRPVGGSTGAQLHHLTQVGLSSQISAYPGVGRSMSGPTGSSWNQQHSDQDLSRPGASRESVLSFPEFSSSSVFQMPSSSLRDPSAPPLLLTSPTPEYPPEDASPSAHTSASLIKAIREELRRLAQKQAAVTSYP; translated from the exons ATGATCATGGACCCTGTGATCCCTCCGGGCCCCGGCTCCAGGATCAGGACTAGGATGGAGCACAGAACGTCAGCGGGCAGCAGACGCACGCTCGCTGCGCTCCTGCTGTCGGCCGCCATGttggtttccatggtgacatCGAGCTCACCTGCTCCAG GTGTGTTGGACTTTAACAGAactgcagagtctctgtctcgtccttcatcatcatcaccctccgacccctcttccctctccccctctccaccTCGACCTCTCGCCCCAAGTCCGCTCTCAGACTCCGATTACCACGGCAACAGCCACGGGGCCGGGTCGTCGGAGGACTCGGGCGCTCAGGGGATCCACCTCCTgctgagacctccagacctGCTGTCCCCCAGcctccccccgcccctccccccacacaccCAGCCCACCctcacccctccccctccctggGAGCAGGGCCCCTCCTTGGAGGAGGCCTGGGGCTCCGGAGACTACCTGGAGACTCTTTCTTTCATGGTGCCCGATGGGGAGGAGCTCGCCCTGGCCACGCCCCTTCCCAATCACCCCTATGACGAGGACGACGGGGGGGACTGGGTCTCCTACGACAACACCTTCCCCGCTCGTCCCAccctttccctctcctcccGCCTTCCCctctcgccctcctcctccacccccggCATTGCCCTGCACACTCGCCCCGCCCACCCGGACGTCTTCCCCGCCTGGGACGAGGACTACGACCTGGAGGACATGATGCCCCTGGAGCCGACGGAGCTGCTGCTCCCGGACATGAACAGTCTGGAGTACTACACCAACCTGCTGGCccgggagagggagaggggccGGCCAGACCCCAAACCCCCCATCGCTCCGACCACAACCCAAACCCCCGCCGCCCTTCCGTCTCCGTCCCCGAGCTCTGGTCCTCATCAGGAACGGGAGCCCAAGCGCCCCCCAGTGGGTCCTACCCCTCCTCTCACCCTGTCACCTACCCTCACAGGCGAGGAGAAGCCACACCCACCATCGACGACTCTAAAAACCCCTTCCACCgcccctcctccagctccaaAACCAAAAGAGCACACCCCAATCCCGGGCAGGCACCCTCCCCGCCCCCCTTCAAACACCACCAGCAGGGTGCCTCCCCCTCCACCGCTGGGACCCCCCACCCGCCCCGACAGACCAGAGAGGCCTCCTGTGGTTGTAGAGAAGCCGGGGATGACTCCTCCAACCcagaccaccaccaccactaccacGCAGATCACTGCCATCAGCCTGACCAGAGCCCCTCCGGTCACAACACCTAAAGTGGCCCAGACTCCGCCCACAAGGCAGTACCTGTGTAACGTCACCAAGCCGGAGATGTACCTGGTCAGAGTAG TCAGTTCCAGAGGTTCACCTGCAGGTTTCAGTCAGGTCAGAGACCTCCTGAAGAGAGAGTTCAACCGCTCAGTGGAGctacag TTTCTGAGAACGCCGTCCAGTTTTGCCTTTCGAGTCGTTTCAGGACCCCTGATCTTCACCGCCATTTCGGTCATCAACGCCCTTCGCGCACCGCCGCGCGGCACCGGCCCGGTTCCCACTCTGTCGCCGCTCTACACCATACCTGACCTCAGGTACCAGGTTCACTCTGTGCTGCAGTTTGTCCCCGCCCACGTGGACGTCAGGGTCTGCAACTTCAGCGAGCGTGTGGAGAGAGGGCTGATGATGGCGTACGCGGAGACGAGGAGGCGGACGCACGAGGCGGGAAACGTGAGCGTACAG cTGTTAAACGTCACCCTGAGCGTGACACGCCCAACAATGGAGAAGAAAGTTCCGGTTGACATCACCTTCGCTGTGCGGGATGGCCGAGACTACCTGccggggtcagaggtcagcgaACACTTGAGGAAGCTGAACCTGGTTGAGTTCAGCTTTTACGTCGGATTTCCCGCCCTTCAGATCGCAGAAC cgTTTCATTACTCTGAGCTGAACACGTCTCACCACCTGCGCTCCACCTGGGTCCGCACAG TCCTGTTGGGGGTTCACGAGCAGCTGGTGGCTGAGAGGAGCTTTAAAGCTCGTCTGGAGAGACGCTTGgctctgctgctggaggagggaCTGCAGGGAGTCAACAGGAGGCGCTGGAAGAGAGCTACAGCAGTGGGCAACAAcagtctgcag GTTGTCCGGGTGTCGTCGTTGTCTGGTCCAGAGCGCCCCCTGGAGGTCTTTTATTTTGTGGAGGGTCCAGGTGGTGAGCGTATACCAGCTGAGGTGACAGCAGCCACCCTTAACCGCGTTGACCTGCAGAGAGCCGCCATCGTGCTGGGACACCGAGTCCAAAGACCGCTCGCACAGC cggTGGAGACCCTCTCCATCCCCCCTGCAGAGACTCAGAGCAGCAGTGTCTGGCTGATTGTGGGCGTGGTCGTTCCGGTGTTGCTGGcggtcttcatcatcatcatcctgtaCTGGAAGCTGTGCGGCTCAGAGAAGCTGGAGTTCCAGCCAGACGCGATAAACACGATCCAGCAGAGGCAGAAG CTCCAGGCTCCCAGCGTCAAAGGTTTCGACTTCGCTAAGCTTCACCTCGGTCAGCACAGCAAAGACGACATCATGGTGATCCAGGAGCCTGGCCCCCTGCCCGCCCCTGTCAAAGAGGCCACACCCTCCGACGGTGGAGACCTCAACACCCCCAAATCTAAAGGCTCCTCCACCAAGGCAGCGCGCTCCGGCCGCCGCAGGGGCCG GCTCAGCCCGTCAGACGGCGACTCGTTAGGAAGCGACCAATCGAGCGGCAGAGAATCGGCCGAAGAAAGCACTCGAGCTGTGGCCACGCCCAGTGAGGGGAAACAGCACAGGAAGACGCCCAAAAATG GGAGGAGCAAGATGG GCGGCGGTCCGGAcgagctcctctcctcctcctccatctttgacCACGTCGACCGGCTTTCTCGGGGCTCATCTGACGGCACGCGTCGCCAGGCCAACAAGGTGCAGCTGATTGCCATGCAGCCTCGTCCGAGCCCGCCGCACGCCGCGTCACAGCACAGCCCCACCCTCACCGAGAAGGTCAACACAGAG GTGGCGCTGAGACACAAGTCAGAGATCGAGCATCACAGGAACAAACTCCGGCAGCGAGCCAAGAGGCGGGGCCAGTGCGAGTTTCCCTCCATGGATGACATCATGGACGCGTTTGGAGAGGGACCCGTGCAGAGCGAGGTGGCACAGCGTCTCTATAGCTCCGCCCACGACCACATGGACTGCATCCTGCAGGCCGACGGCCaatctccccccacccccaacgACTCCAGGAAGAG AGGGAGACGCTCTCCTCGGGGTCGGCGGGCTCAGCCAGGACCTGGAAGTCTTCCTGATACAGACAGAGATCGACTGCTCACTGATCAGAGCGCCACCTACAGGAAATACCCAGGACTGAACAACGTGGCGTACATG TCCGACCCGGACCTGCCCCCGGATCACGGAAGCCCCTCCCCGACCGACGAAGTGTTTGACTCTGCCCCACCCCCGCCCCCCTACATGCCCCCCCAGCCCTCCATTGAGGAGGCGCGGCAGCAGATGCACTCCCTCCTGGACGATGCCTTCGCCCTGGTGTCGCCGTCCTCGCAGGGCAGCGCCGGGCTGAGCGGGGTAAGCCCTGCCCTGCCTAGCCCCTCCCCCCAGACTTGCCCCCCAGGCAGGCAGTGGGGCTCTTACCAAGCAGCCCCCTCTCAGAGCCCCTTTTCTGCA AGATACGCAGAGCTAGGGATGTCTCCCACGTCTGTCCAGGGTCTACTGCAAAG ACAGGGCCTGAGTTCAGGAGGGTACATCTCTACTGGAGACCAGCTGCAGGACTCTGTTtactccagcagggggcagtatgaAGACCCCCCTTCATCATCCAGACCGCGACCTGTAGGGGGCAGCACAG GTGCACAGCTCCATCACCTGACCCAGGTGGGTCTGTCGAGTCAGATCAGCGCATATCCCGGGGTGGGTCGCAGTATGTCAGGTCCAACCGGCTCCAGCTGGAACCAGCAGCACTCGGACCAGGACCTGTCAAGACCAGGAGCCagcagagagagt GTGCTGTCGTTCCCTGAGTTCTCCTCGTCCTCTGTTTTTCAAATGCCCAGCTCCTCGTTGCGGGACCCATCTGCCCCGCCCCTCCTTCTGACCTCACCGACCCCCGAGTACCCACCTGAGGATGCCTCCCCTTCCGCCCACACCTCGGCCTCCCTGATAAAGGCCATCAGGGAGGAGCTGCGACGTCTGGCCCAGAAACAGGCAGCAGTGACCAGTTACCCTTAG
- the parp12b gene encoding protein mono-ADP-ribosyltransferase PARP12b — translation MMFSREIAEATHALCRAGGSLSFPDLQRELLESCNTKEKDFFYIMKGCSRFLLVPDQAGVCGDGLEDYTVVARTSLRLCGAYSRERCADGEACQQLHLCRFFITGNCRFGKGRKSCKFSHNIRSYHNHRVLTECELHELDETHLSLLLLQNDPELLPEVCSHYNKGLAPRGACTFQVSCTKLHLCQFFVQGHCAFGLQCKRQHAIDQRGRSMLEERGLSRNRIEKLPVIYRNMYHLSNALTERNVEPLKRTDEICLHFIRNSCKYKNECCSVHFHLPYKWQVFDGVAWINLEDMEDIERDFCDPSKTQSSSRQPVNFLSMKQGSKPVRRLSTVSSVLRPPHYVLTTEWLWYYKGDHGDWIEYGHPDEKQRTTSVTSQSLEVSFQSDRSAEVEVKKGHRQYVLTFQDMYQRNPKYKTKRRVRRRPRFVSVAAVQPEFSRALPPSVGGAYLSLATGHFLTSSL, via the exons ATGATGTTCAGTAGGGAGATCGCGGAGGCCACGCACGCGCTTTGCCGCGCGGGAGGATCTCTGAGCTTCCCCGACCTACAGCGCGAGCTGCTGGAGAGCTGCAACACCAAAGAAAAAGATTTTTTCTACATCATGAAGGGCTGCTCCCGCTTCCTGCTGGTCCCTGACCAGGCGGGGGTCTGCGGGGATGGGCTGGAGGACTACACGGTGGTCGCGCGGACTTCACTGCGGCTGTGCGGCGCGTACAGCCGCGAGCGGTGCGCGGACGGCGAAGCCTGTCAACAGCTGCACCTGTGCAGGTTCTTCATCACCGGAAACTGTAGGTTCGGCAAGGGCAG GAAGTCATGTAAATTCTCCCACAATATCCGATCTTATCACAACCATCGAGTGCTGACTGAGTGCGAGCTGCACGAGCTCGACGAGACTCACCTGAGCCTGCTGTTGCTGCAGAATGACCCCGAGCTGCTTCccgag GTGTGTTCTCACTATAATAAAGGCTTGGCTCCCCGCGGTGCCTGCACCTTCCAGGTGAGCTGCACCAAACTGCATCTGTGTCAGTTCTTCGTTCAGGGCCACTGCGCGTTTGGGCTCCAGTGCAAACGGCAGCACGCCATCGACCAACGTGGCCGCAGCATGCTGGAGGAGCGAGGACTGAGCAGGAACCGGATCGAGAAACTGCCAGTCATCTACAGGAACATGTACCACCTGAGCAACGCCCTCACAG AGAGAAATGTGGAACCTTTGAAGAGAACAGACGAGATCTGTCTGCACTTCATCAGGAACAGCTGCAAGTACAAAA ACGAGTGTTGCTCTGTTCACTTCCACCTGCCGTACAAGTGGCAGGTGTTTGACGGCGTCGCCTGGATAAACCTGGAGGACATGGAAGACATCGAAAGGGATTTCTGTGACCCTTCTAAGActcaaag CTCCAGCCGTCAGCCTGTCAACTTCCTGTCCATGAAGCAGGGCTCAAAGCCCGTCCGCCGCCTCTCCACGGTGTCCTCGGTACTGAGGCCGCCGCACTATGTCCTGACCACAGAGTGGCTGTGGTACTACAAGGGGGACCATGGTGACTGGATCGAGTACGGACATCCG GATGAAAAGCAGCGCACCACCTCAGTGACGTCTCAGTCTCTGGAGGTCTCGTTTCAGTCTGACCGGTCTGCTGAGGTCGAAGTGAAGAAAGGACACCGACAGTACGTCCTAACCTTCCAAG ACATGTACCAGAGGAACCCTAAATACAAGACAAAGAGGAGAGTTCGTCGCCGCCCTCGCTTCGTATCGGTGGCGGCGGTGCAGCCTGAATTCTCCAGAGCACTGCCACCTTCTGTGGGCGGAGCTTATCTTTCACTTGCAACAGGTCACTTTCTGACTTCGAGTCTTTAA